Proteins from one Lepidochelys kempii isolate rLepKem1 chromosome 6, rLepKem1.hap2, whole genome shotgun sequence genomic window:
- the LOC140912958 gene encoding uncharacterized protein: MSLGKNTFFLQAGCQRGTLQVTMQSSSAEVTMQSSSAEVTMMESQNRKRAAAWTKQEVRDLIAVWGEESVLSELCSGFRNAKAFVKISQGMKDRGHNRDPKQCHVKLKELRQAYQKTREVNGRSGSEPKTCRFYDELHAILGGSATTTPAVLFDSFNGHGGNMEAGFGDEEDDDDEVVGSSQQASGETGFPYSQELFLTLDLEPVRPEPTQGCLPDPPGREGTSATCVSRITGSSPSQRLAKIRRRKKRTCDEMFSELMLSSHTDRAPTNAWRQTMSECRKAQNDREERWWAEAERWQQRDERRQDSMLRLLEDQTNMLQCMVELQERQQEHRPLLQPLHNLPPSSPSSIASSPRRPVKSAMCYVALSFSPPPPLLGYLGSYPPICVIN, encoded by the exons ATGTCACTtgggaaaaacacattttttctacAAGCTGGCTGCCAG CGTGGCAcactgcaggtgaccatgcagagctcatcagcagaggtgaccatgcagagctcatcagcagaggtgaccatgatggagtcccagaatcgcaaaagagctgcagcatggaccaaacaggaggtacgggatctgatcgctgtatggggagaggaatccgtgctatccgAACTATGTTCcggttttcgaaatgccaaagcatttgtcaaaatctcccagggcatgaaggacagaggccataacagggacccgaagcagtgccacgtgaaacttaaggagctgaggcaagcctaccagaaaaccagagaggtgaatggccgctctgggtcagagcccaaaacatgtcgcttctatgatgagctgcatgccattttagggggttcggccaccactaccccagccgtgttgtttgactccttcaatggacatggaggcaacatggaagcaggttttggggacgaggaagatgatgatgatgaagttgtaggtagctcacagcaagcaagcggagaaaccggttttccttacagccaggaactgtttctcaccctggacctggagccagtacgccccgaacccacccaaggctgcctcccggaccctccaggcagagaagggacctctg ctacatgtgtttcaaggatcacaggatcttctccttcccagaggctagcaaagattagaaggcggaaaaaacgcacttgcgatgaaatgttctctgagctcatgctgtcctcccacactgacagagcaccgacgaatgcgtggaggcagacaatgtcagagtgcaggaaagcacaaaatgaccgggaggagaggtggtgggctgaagctgaaaggtggcagcagcgtgatgagaggaggcaggattcaatgctgaggctgctggaggatcaaactaatatgctccagtgtatggttgagctgcaggaaagacagcaggagcacagaccactgctacagcccctgCATAACctaccgccctcctccccaagttccatagcctcctcacccagacgcccggTTAAAAGTGCTATGTgctatgtggccttgtccttctctcctccaccacccctcctgggctaccttggtagttatccccctatctgtgtgattaattaa